The following is a genomic window from Balneola sp..
AATATGGCGCTCATTCCCCACCGTTGATTGTCCATAAAAAGGGTAATCCAACCCACCATTATAGGACCTGCAAATGTGGTGACTTTCCCGGATAAGGCAAATAACCCAAACATCTGATTTCTTTTGTCTTGCGGAGCCAACCTCCCCATAAAAGTCCTACTTGAAGACTGCACGGGCCCTACAAAGATTCCAAGTAATAATCCCCAGATCCAAAACCAGAGTTCTTGCTGTACAAACAGAACGGCTATTACGGGTATTATCAAACCCACTAATGACCACACTATAGTATTTCTACTTCCGGTGATATCATCCAGCCAAGCAAAACCGAATGCACCGATGCCTGCGGTTACATTGAGAGCGATTCCGAACATAAAAATCTGCCCTGTATCGAAACCAAAAGTCCCGGCAGCATAAACACCGCCCATCGCAAAGATTGTTGCTAACCCATCGTTGTAGAATAAACGGGCTAATAAAAACTTCCAGATATTCGGTTCATCCTTCAGCATTGCAAGACCATTCTTCAATTCTTTCATGCCATCTGAAACCGCCTTCTTCATTGTTTTATTTTTTGAAGGAGTATCCGGTGTATACAAAAACATGGGCAGGCTAAATATAGCATACCAAATTCCGGTAAACAGAAAGGTGATGCGGACATTCTGTAGTGCCCCTTCATCAAGTCCTAAAAGAAGGGCTCCATTTTCAACAAATCCGAAATACCCTATGATTAAACAAAATAAGCCACCTGCGTATCCCATTGCCCATCCCCAGCCCGACCATTTCCCAATAGTTTCGCTGGTTGTTAAATCCGGGAGCATGGCGTTATAAAAGATAAAAGAAAGCTCAGCACCTAAGGTTGCTACAAAAGCCATAATCAAGGCAAACCAGACGAAATCAGTACTTGGTTCAGCAAACCATAAAGCACTGCAGCTAATAACACAGAGTGTGGTGAAAAAGACAATCCACGGTTTACGGCGACCACCTTCATCTGCAATAGATCCCAAAAATGGAGCTGTAAAAGCAATCACAAAACCCGCTAACCCAATCATGTTCCCCCACAAAGCGGTTCCCATAGTTTCGTTCTCCGCAATAGACTGAGCAAAGTAGGCGGCAAATACAAATGTTTGAATCATGACGAAATAGGCTGAATTGGCCCAATCATACATGGCCCAGGCGAATAGTCCTTTAGTGGAGTTTTTAGGCATGGAATTTAATTAGTGGAGGATGTGTGTGTTCGAATATCGGTTTTG
Proteins encoded in this region:
- a CDS encoding MFS transporter, which codes for MPKNSTKGLFAWAMYDWANSAYFVMIQTFVFAAYFAQSIAENETMGTALWGNMIGLAGFVIAFTAPFLGSIADEGGRRKPWIVFFTTLCVISCSALWFAEPSTDFVWFALIMAFVATLGAELSFIFYNAMLPDLTTSETIGKWSGWGWAMGYAGGLFCLIIGYFGFVENGALLLGLDEGALQNVRITFLFTGIWYAIFSLPMFLYTPDTPSKNKTMKKAVSDGMKELKNGLAMLKDEPNIWKFLLARLFYNDGLATIFAMGGVYAAGTFGFDTGQIFMFGIALNVTAGIGAFGFAWLDDITGSRNTIVWSLVGLIIPVIAVLFVQQELWFWIWGLLLGIFVGPVQSSSRTFMGRLAPQDKRNQMFGLFALSGKVTTFAGPIMVGWITLFMDNQRWGMSAILLLLIVGLVLMFGVDDIKGTSREEVPITQN